The sequence GCGTGGTTTCCGGCCTGCGCACCATGACCGCACCTGCCGCCGTCAGCATTGGCGCAGCCGCCGGCTGGCTGCCGCTCAGCGGCACCTGGGCGGCCTTCATGGGCTTCCGGTTCACGCCCTATGTCGCCGGCCTTCTGGCGCTCGTGGAGTTCGTCGGCGATCAGTTGCCGAGCACGCCGAGCCGCAAGGTTCCCCAGCAGTTCGGCGCCCGCATCGTTTCGGGCGCTTTCTGCGGCGCCGTGCTTGGCACGGTCGGAGGTGCTATGCTCCCCGGACTGGTTGCCGGCGTCATCGGTGCAATTATTGGAACGCTCGGCGGCTATGAAGCGCGCAAGCGCCTCGTTGCGGCCATCGGCGGCAAGGACCTGCCGATCGCCCTTCTCGAGGATGCTGTTGCCGTTCTCCTCGCACTCTGGGTGGTGTCCTCGGTCTCATGACGAAACATTTCGACGCAATCATCATCGGCGCTGGCCAGGCCGGCCCATCGCTTGCCGGGCGGTTCACGGCGGCCGGCAAAACCGTCGCCCTGATCGAGCGCAAGCACTTCGGCGGCACCTGCGTCAACACCGGCTGCATGCCGACCAAGGCGATGGTCGCGAGCGCCTATGCCGCACATTTGGCGCGACGAGGCGCAGACTATGGCGTGACGACCGGCCCCGTCACCATCGACTTTGCCCGCGTCATGGCGCGCAAGGACACGGTGCGGTTCACCTCCCGTGGAAACATCGAAAACTGGCTGAAAGGTATGGAGAACTGCACCGTGTTCCAGGGCCACGCGCGCTTCGAAAGCCCGCATGAGATCCGGGTCGGCGACGCGCTGCTCTCGGCCGACCAGATCTTTCTGAATGTCGGCGGGCGCGCCGCGACCCCGGACTTCCCTGGT comes from Ensifer sp. PDNC004 and encodes:
- a CDS encoding DUF4126 domain-containing protein; translated protein: MSIYLLALLIGVVSGLRTMTAPAAVSIGAAAGWLPLSGTWAAFMGFRFTPYVAGLLALVEFVGDQLPSTPSRKVPQQFGARIVSGAFCGAVLGTVGGAMLPGLVAGVIGAIIGTLGGYEARKRLVAAIGGKDLPIALLEDAVAVLLALWVVSSVS